The Kribbella sp. NBC_00662 nucleotide sequence ATGTGATCGCGCGGTTCTACCCGCTGCACATCATCGTCCTACCGGCACTGCTCGTTGTGCTCTTCATCATCAGCGGCGTCCTCGCGCTCAAGAACAAGCCGGCGCAGTTCCCCGGCCCCGGGCGAACCGAGGACAACGTGGTCGGGAGTCGGGCGGCTGTCGCCGCGGTCAAGGGCGCCGGCCTGTTCTGCTTCGTGACCGGAGTCGTGACCCTGATGGCCGCGCTGGCCACCATCAACCCGGTGTGGCTGTTCGGTCCGGCCGATCCGGCGGACACCTCGGCCGGAGTCGGCCCGGCCTGGTACCTCGCCTTCCTGGACGGCGCGCTGCGGCTGGCGCCGGGCTGGGAGGTCGTCTGGTGGGGTAGGACGATCAGCTTCGCCATCCTGCTGCCGGTCGCGATCTGCACGCTGTTCCTCGCGATCGTCGGGATCTACCCGTTCATCGAGGAGCGGGGGACCCGCGACCGGCGGGAGCACAACCTGCTCGAACGCCCCCGCAGCAACCCGATCCGCACCGGCATCGGTGTCGCCGGAGTCGTCTTCTACGGCGTCCTCTGGGCCGCGGCCGGCGCCGACACGATGGCCGTCCAGTTCCATCTGTCGGTGAACGCCCTGATCCACCTGTTCCAGGTACTGCTGATCCTCGGCCCACCGGTCGCGTTCTCGATCACCCGCCGCCTCTGCCTCGGTCTGCAGCTGCGCGACACGGAGATCCTCGAACACGGCATCGAGACCGGCCAGATCACCCGCACCCCGGACGGCGGGTATGTCGAGAAACACCGCCCGGCCACGCCTCAGCTCACGTCACGTCAGGACAAGGCCGGGGTGTGAATGCGGCCCGTCGTCGTCGACAGCGGCCGTGCGCTCGCCGCGCTGCGGGTCGCGATGATCTCGGCCGCGATCGAGATCGCGGTCTCCTCGGGAGTCCGCGCGCCGAGATCGAGACCGGTCGGCGACGACAGCCGGGCGAGCTCGTCCTCGGTGACGCCCGCGGCGCGCAACCGGGACAGCCGGTCGTGGTGGGTACGCCGTGAGCCCATCGCGCCGATGTAGCCGGCGTTCGTGCGCAATGCCAGCTCCAGCAGCGGTACGTCGAACTTCGGATCATGAGTCAGCACGCACAGCGCCGTACGGCTGTCGACCTGCTCGAGTACGCCGGCCAGGAAGCGATGTGGCCAGTCGACGACGACCTCGTCAGCCTCGGGAAACCGGAGCCGGGTGGCGAACACAGCACGGGCGTCGCACACGGTCACGTGATAGCCGAGGAACTTGCCGACCCGGGCCACGGCCGCCGCGAAGTCGATCGCCCCGAACACGAACATCCGCGGCGGCGGGGTGAGCGACTGCACGAACACCGCGACCTCGGTACGCCGGCATTCACCGTGAGCGCCGTACTGCCGGACAGCGCTGGAGCCGTTGTCGAGCATGGCTACGGCGTCCTCGAGCACGGCCTCGTCCAGGCCCGTATCACCCAGGCCGCCGCTGACTCCGTCCGGCCTGACGACGAGCCGCCGACCCAGGTGTTCGCCCGGCGTGACCACGGTCGCGACTGCAACAGGTCGCCCCGCGTCGACCGCGGCGGCGACCAACTCGAACTCGGCGAACGACGCCGGATCGATCGGCTCCACCAGAACCTCGACCACACCACCGCAGGTCAGGCCGATCGCGAACATGTCCTCGTCGGAGACACCGTACCGGCGCACCTCCGGCCGGCCGGTCCGGATGACCTCCTGGGCCACCGCGTACACGTCGGATTCGACACAGCCGCCGGACACGCTGCCGACCGCCACGCCGCCGGCCGACACCGCCATCGCCGCACCCGGTTGACGCGGAGCCGAACGGAACGTGCCGATCACCGTCGCGATCGCGAACCGCTCACCGTCTGCGTACCACCGCCGTACGTGCGGCAGAACGTCACGCACGCATCTCCTCCGCGCCGGCCTTGACGGCTTCGCGGATCCGCGAGTACGTGCCGCACCGGCAGATGTTGCGCAGCTCGTCGAGATCCGCGTCGGTGATGTCGCGGCCCTCCGCCTGCGCCTGCCGGACCTTGGCGACGGCGGCCATGATCTGGCCCGGCTGGCAGTACCCGCACTGCGCCACGTCGTACGTCAGCCAGGCCTCCTGCATCGGGTGCAGGTCCTTGCCGACCGTCGCCGGCAACCCCTCGATCGTGGTGACCTCGTCGGTCGGCTCGATGTCCTTCACCTGCACCGAGCAGGGGTTGAAGGCTTTGCCGTTGATGTGCGAGGTGCAGGACTTGCACACCTCCAGCGCACATCCGTACTTCGGTCCGGTGACGCCGAGCAGGTCGCGCAGAACCCACAGCAGCCGGACGTTGTCCTCGGCATCGACGCTGATCTGCTTGCCGTTGAGCTTGAAAGTGTGCGTTGGCATGGATTCCTCAGAACGTGTGGTCGAGGCCGTCGGTCGGCGACTGCGGGGTGGACGGCTGGACCGGCAACGGCTCGAAGCCGAGCGTGCCGTGGTTGATCGGGAAGTACGTCGGCATCGTGCCGGTCGCCCGCGCATAGGCGCACGCGATCGCGGCGAAGGCCGGCGCCACCGACAGCTCACCGGCGCCGCCCGGGCTGTCGCTCGTGTTCGGCATGATCACCACCTGCACGTCCAGCGGCGAGTTCCACTCCCGGGTGTAGAAGTAGTTGTCCCAGCTGCCTTCGAGCGGGATGCCGTTCTTGATGTGCAGGCTCGATGTCAGCGCCAGCGCGATCGCGTCCTGCAGACCGCCGAACATCTGGGCTTCCAGTCCACGTGGGTTGATGCAGAACCCGGGATCGACGACGATCGTTGCCTTGGTCACCCGCGGACCGGTCACGCCTTCTCCCTCGACCGGCCGGTTGACCGTCTCCGGCCGGCAGTCGATCTCCACCAGCGTCGCGACCGCGGCCCGGTACTCCGAGTGCACGCCGACACCCTGCGCCGTACCCTTCGGCATCGCCTTGCCCCACTCGCCGACCTCGGCCGCCTTGTTCAGCACCGCGAGCAACCGCTGGTCCTTGAGGAAGTTCCGCCGGAACCGGACCGGGTCCTGTCCCATCTTCGCGGCGAGCCGATCGACCACCAGTTCCTCGGCGCAGACCACGTTCGGCGAGTAGATGTTGCGCATGCTGCCGGTGTTGAACTTCAGCGGGACCTCGTTGAGCAGCTGGGTCGTCACCCCGAAGTTGTAGGGCGACGACTGGGTCAGCTCGAAGATCGTCTCCGCGAACGACAGGTTGCCACCGACCGGCAGATCGGCCGCGAACGCGGTGATCATCTCGCCGAGGCCGTGACCGAAGTCCGTCTGCACGCTGGTGTGCCGCTGCTCGTACGTCAGCACGTTGCCGGCCAGGTAGTTCACCCGCACCCGCGACGTACACATCGGGTGGGTGCGGCCCTGACGGAAGTTGTCCGTGCGGGACCAGGACAGCTTGACCGGCTTGCCCATCTTCTGCGAGATCTCCGCCGCCTCGGCCGCGACGTCGTGGAACAGGTGCCGGCCGAACGAGCCGCCGCCCTGGGTGACGTGCACCTTCACCGCGTCGATCGGCAGGCCGAGCTGCTTGGCGATGTCCTCCTGGGCCACGATCGGCACCTTGAGGCTGGACCAGATCTCCGCACTGTCCGGACGGACGTCCGCGATCGCGCAGTCGGGCTCGAGCGGGCTGTTGCTCGCGAACGCGAAGACGAACTCGGCGTCGATCGTCTGCGACAGCAGCGGCGGCACCGCCATCGGCAGCTGGGCCGCTCGGAGCTTCGCCAGCACGGTGGCGTCCGACTCCTTGTCGACCGTGCCCGGCCCCCAGGTCGCGTCGACCTTCTGGATCGCATCGATGCACTGGCCGAAGGTCTCG carries:
- a CDS encoding molybdopterin cofactor-binding domain-containing protein, translating into MAEDPRSLDRPSEQPADRRGLLGRRKVLGYLIAAPTLAVGVSWALDSSGAHPADAAVPSVPQPVDIFDLGDLQNLAAAPTSSLITVELRTDGTAFFAVPRAEVGQGITTAFAMIVAEELDLPIEKVEIGLADARPELLMNQLTGGSNSMRSMYLPVRTAAAIARQRLVDTAAAQWSVGAARVTTRNGVVSGPNGRTATYGSLAKAAASAKTITVSAQLKSPSEFSVIGKPRNRVDAHDIVTGRKQFAMDLQIPNAKPTMVARPPTINGTLRSINNLAALRAMPGITDVVGITHGVAIRGETFGQCIDAIQKVDATWGPGTVDKESDATVLAKLRAAQLPMAVPPLLSQTIDAEFVFAFASNSPLEPDCAIADVRPDSAEIWSSLKVPIVAQEDIAKQLGLPIDAVKVHVTQGGGSFGRHLFHDVAAEAAEISQKMGKPVKLSWSRTDNFRQGRTHPMCTSRVRVNYLAGNVLTYEQRHTSVQTDFGHGLGEMITAFAADLPVGGNLSFAETIFELTQSSPYNFGVTTQLLNEVPLKFNTGSMRNIYSPNVVCAEELVVDRLAAKMGQDPVRFRRNFLKDQRLLAVLNKAAEVGEWGKAMPKGTAQGVGVHSEYRAAVATLVEIDCRPETVNRPVEGEGVTGPRVTKATIVVDPGFCINPRGLEAQMFGGLQDAIALALTSSLHIKNGIPLEGSWDNYFYTREWNSPLDVQVVIMPNTSDSPGGAGELSVAPAFAAIACAYARATGTMPTYFPINHGTLGFEPLPVQPSTPQSPTDGLDHTF
- a CDS encoding (2Fe-2S)-binding protein; amino-acid sequence: MPTHTFKLNGKQISVDAEDNVRLLWVLRDLLGVTGPKYGCALEVCKSCTSHINGKAFNPCSVQVKDIEPTDEVTTIEGLPATVGKDLHPMQEAWLTYDVAQCGYCQPGQIMAAVAKVRQAQAEGRDITDADLDELRNICRCGTYSRIREAVKAGAEEMRA
- a CDS encoding XdhC family protein yields the protein MRDVLPHVRRWYADGERFAIATVIGTFRSAPRQPGAAMAVSAGGVAVGSVSGGCVESDVYAVAQEVIRTGRPEVRRYGVSDEDMFAIGLTCGGVVEVLVEPIDPASFAEFELVAAAVDAGRPVAVATVVTPGEHLGRRLVVRPDGVSGGLGDTGLDEAVLEDAVAMLDNGSSAVRQYGAHGECRRTEVAVFVQSLTPPPRMFVFGAIDFAAAVARVGKFLGYHVTVCDARAVFATRLRFPEADEVVVDWPHRFLAGVLEQVDSRTALCVLTHDPKFDVPLLELALRTNAGYIGAMGSRRTHHDRLSRLRAAGVTEDELARLSSPTGLDLGARTPEETAISIAAEIIATRSAASARPLSTTTGRIHTPALS
- a CDS encoding cytochrome bc complex cytochrome b subunit, with translation MHGPWSNLRARVFPDHWSLLFGQIAFYSFVVVTLSGLVLMVPYEPSVEHVVYDGPYAPLHGVQMSQALDSTMKISFEMRGGLLIRQMHHWGALIMVAAILLHLLRLFFTAGFRRPRRLNWLVVFGLLIITLGACLTGTSLPDDMASGTSLAVLDGVLQATPFVGTQLSALLFGGDFPGDVIARFYPLHIIVLPALLVVLFIISGVLALKNKPAQFPGPGRTEDNVVGSRAAVAAVKGAGLFCFVTGVVTLMAALATINPVWLFGPADPADTSAGVGPAWYLAFLDGALRLAPGWEVVWWGRTISFAILLPVAICTLFLAIVGIYPFIEERGTRDRREHNLLERPRSNPIRTGIGVAGVVFYGVLWAAAGADTMAVQFHLSVNALIHLFQVLLILGPPVAFSITRRLCLGLQLRDTEILEHGIETGQITRTPDGGYVEKHRPATPQLTSRQDKAGV